The sequence AAGCGCTGGGCGCCCCGCGGAACAAAGCCCATCGCAAGAAACAAATTCGGTATAAAAAACATCAGGACCCCCTTGCAGCTTCCCGTGGTTGCTATATTTCGCAATAAGACGCCGAAAAGCCGCGTCGGTGACATCCGCCATCGGTGCCATAACAAAGAACGGTCTCTTTAATTTCCCCCAAAATCCTTGTGTCATTGTCGCAATACTATCATAAAAAAGATGCGCTGAAGATTTGCGCATCCCGTACATCTTGTATGTATTTCATTAGGAACCTCCCAATGATTTCAGCTTTTTGACAACTCCTCCGAGATACTTTTTCACCTCCGAACCATCTCTATCATAATCATCGGTAAAAATAAACACTCTTTCGGTTGGACTCTCGTTGTTTGTCATCTGTTCCGTTATGTAACCAAAGAACTCGGCGAGTCTTACGATAGTGAAAAGTAACATCGTTGTACCCTTCGTGTTAATTGAAGTCGCCTTAATGAAGGTATCCAGGAATGATTTTCGCAGTGTAGATGACGGATACAACGCCTGAACATCAACTACATGCTTTTTGCCACTACCATCAAACTGCGTAAGGAGAAAAGTTATTTCCTGAAGTTGTTTTGGGAGATCCTGAAAATCTTTTATGTTGAATTCGCATACAAAACCTTGGGCAGTTTCTTTGATATGTTCATCAAGGAACAGTGCCGTAGTTTGAATGCTTTTGACAATACGGCGCTCCCCGAGACTCAATTCCATACTCATAACAAATACCTCCTCATGATCACTGTGGGCTTACATCATGGTAGCTTCTTGAGTGGAAAGAATCAAGCGTGGTAGCATAGAAACGTAACCTAAAAAAAATTAAGAGACGGACGGTGAAAGATCTTCCGAAGAGAGTAACACTCGCGAACCTTCCTTAATTTCTCCGCGTACAATTTTTTCTGCTATAATCTGCTCAACGTGTTCCTGTATCGCGCGATTCATCGGACGCGCACCAAAAGATGGATCCGTTCCATGGCGAATCACCGCATTGACCAAATCATCATTCACCACAAGGTCGATTCCACGCTCGTGTAATCGCTTTTTCAACTTTTCTAGCATCACGCGGGCAATCTGCGAAAGATGACTCACATCAAGAGGATGAAATAGCACCACCGCATCAAAACGATTGAGCAACTCGGGCTTAAAAATACCTCGTTCAATGATTGTATTCACAATTTCATCTTTCATATCCATAAGATTTCCACCATTCTTCCCCGCTTCCCAGATTAAATCGCTCCCCGCATTTGATGTCGCGATAATAATAACATTGCGCGCATTAACCCGTTTACCCCGCATATCGGAGAAAAATCCTTCATCAAGAACTTGAAGAAACAGATCGAGCACTTCGTGATTTGTTTTTTCAAATTCATCGAGGAGCAACACGCCATAAGGCTTACTCTTGAGTATTTTCGTTAATGCTCCCACTTGCTCTCCTTCAAAATTACCAATGAGCCGCAGGAGCGCATCAGATGTCTGATATTCAGACATATCAAGTCGGGATATCACTGTTTCATCTCCAAAAAAAGCTTCTGCTAATGCTTTTGCAGTTTCCGTTTTTCCCACACCAGTGGGTCCAAGGAAAAGAAATGAGCCGATAGGTCGCTTCATATTACGCACTCCTGTACGAGCTCGACGCATTGCATTTGACACGAGACTCACCGCCTCATTCTGACCAACAACACGCTCATGAAGAAAACGCTCAAGGTTCACGAGCCTACTTCTCTCGGCATCCTTAATCTCACCTACAGGAATTTTAGTCTTTCGGGTAATGAGAGCGAGAATATCACTTCGTTTTATTAAATACCCCTTGTCCTCCACGATCTGTGGAACAAGCTCAATAAGAAGATCTATCGCCTTGTCGGGTAAAACACCATCGGAAAGATAATTTTGGGCACTCGTGAATGCCTCTTCGATTGATGAATATGTAAAAAATATTTTATGGTGAGCCTCAAGTCCTTCTGCAACACGTTGCAAAATTACCATCATCTCCTCCGATGACGGATCAGTGACAATCACTTTTTCAAATCGCGACATCAACGCAGTGTTCGGCTCAAGGATATTGTGAAAATTATCTACATCACTTACGGCAATAACCTGAAGTTTGTCTGTAATAAGATAGGGATCGAGAAGTGTCACGATATCAGAACCAATACTTCGGGCACTAATCCCGAATGATGGAAAATCAGAAAATACAATAATAATATTCCCCGCACGCTTAGCCTCATCCAAGAGAGCGATAAATTCACGCTCAAACTCTTCCTTACTTTGAACAGAAGAAATGAGTGAATCCGTATTCATCATAAATACTTTTTTATGTTCGAGCTGGGGACCAATTGATCCGTTCCTGATCTTTTGAGCAAAATCGTAAATGATGTCAATAGTCCCTGCGCCTTTTTCACCCACCAAAAATGCATTAGCCTCCTGCGCGCGCGAAAGAACGCTTTCCAGCTCACGAACTTCACGCTCATCCTTGGCAGATAACGCGCTTGCGTGCTCGCTATAGTTTTCAAAAACTTCTCGCGCATAACGCAGAAGCGTATAAATCTCACCGTATGACCAGTCCTTCCCAATCCCCGGCATGGAGGCAAGGTGATCTTTTCTCCACCATGCTTCCTTATCCTTTGCGTCTTCATGTTCTCGGATGACCCATTCGGCAGCACCAATAAAATCACCCTCGCGGGCATTTTCCTTAAAAAGAAAATCTCGAAGCTCCTCGTCCTGATAGACCAGAAACTGCGCCAATGAACGCAAACCGAAAACTTTTTGGGAATCTACGGGAAATGGCTTATCAAACAATATTGCGTTTCTACGGGAAAGAAAATCCTTGCGTGCATCATCTGAAATACCGCAACGGAGTAAGATTCTTGTGCCAACAGAAGATTGCAAGAAACTTTTAGTTACATCGCCATTATGTGCGTGGTGTAAAATTTTCAGCACATAAAAACTCAATACATCATGTTCGTGTCCTCTGCCCCGCGTTCTCCACGACATGAGCCCTTCACGAAAATATAAAAATCTAAAAAATACTTCCAAAAGATACACCGAGAGAAGGATTGCCAGCAACACGAACGCGGCTCCAATAACACGGGGAGCAAAAAGAAGGGCTTTTTGTGCAACATCAGGGTTTAACATATGAAAATAATTTATTGCATATAACCCGCCCGCAACCACAAGAAGGCCAATGAGAGCTGTATCTATTCCGTAATGAATGATATGTCGAGCGCGGTGGGAAAGCATGCGATCAAGCACCACGATTGGATACAGACGACTAGTTGAAATATGTAACGATTTTATATTCATGAGTAAATTTAGTTATCGAACACCAACCATGAGGGTTATTCCTACGGCAAACAGTCCGACAATTATGATTGGGAGAAACAGCCATGTGATAAAAAGCACTATCTCAATCACAAGAGCAAGCGTTATCGACACAACCCCCGCCAAAATAACGAAGGAACGAATAAAGAAACCAATAATCCGCATAACAGAATTAACGATCAGAACCGAGAAAAAATCTGGAATATCAAATTTCTTTGTTCGCACATCCCCAATTCTCCTCCATTTCGAAAAAAGTGTTGGGATGAGAATGGGGATTGAAAAAAAGTGATAGAGAAACCAGATAAAATCCGATGAGATTTTTATGAAATTAGTTATCGCGGCAGTGTAATACCAAATCACAAATTGCCATATAAGTATGAGAATCGCCATCTTGTTTTATAGTATATAACGTCTTTTAAAATACGCGAAAGTTCACTTCTTCTTTTTAAAAAAGATCTTGTTCGCAAAACGTGCATCAATATATTCAATTTGTTTACGAATTAGCGGGTCGCCAGGATCTCCCAATTCAGTGCGAAACGCGGCTTCTAAATCAGATAGTATCTTCATGGGGTCTTGTTTTTTATTTAATAATATTTTTCCCCCTTCACGTATTATAAATGCAACATCCCCTGCATCCAGAGAAGCTATTTTAGTCGTATGAAGCCCTGTGCGACTCAAGAGGTCGCGAAACAAATCGATTGTCTTAAATTCCAGAGCAGAGAGATATACGGACCCCACGGGTTCCACCGAAAGACTCGACGTAGCCATATGTTCCGCAAAAAGCGGACCATAAAATTCTATATACACATTATCTCCAAAATGCGGAGCTTCAGCAAAAATAAATCCTGTTTCATCTGTAAAATAGCACTGCGGATTTTCTTGTGCGCGTGTTTCTGGCAATGTACTTCCACACCAGAGTGAATAGGGTTTTCGTTCGTTAATTGTTATCGATAGCGCCGTAAGACCTTCGGCATTTACCGATAAAGAAAGAATTCTTTTATAAAAATTGAGGAGATCACTCTTAATGCGTTCCCGTGGATAAAGTATGATACTGTCCTTTGGGAACAGATAAAAATATTTCCCGCTAATTTCTTTACGCACCAAAGAGACAATTTCATCAGTGTCTAATACATTATTTCCAGTAACTTCGATCGCGGTAATGCGTAAACTTGGACGAGAAAGTCCCCATATAAATCCACTTAGAGACAAGGCGATTACCAGGAATATAATAAAAAACTTCCATAAAGCAATTTTACGTTTCTGCTTGATGCGTTTTTTTGAATGTGGAATATCTCTACGACGCGACATAGGTTGTAGGAGGAAAAATATGCATGCGGTCTCACACCTATTTAATAATACTTTTTTTTATATACGGTTCGAGTACTTTGGGAATCGCAATGCTTCCATCTGCTTGTTGATAATTCTCAACAAGAGCAGCTAGCATGCGTGGTGTTGGCATTAACGTTGCATTAAGTGAATGTGCGAATCGTAATTTCCCATCGTCATCGCGGTATCGAATATTCAAGCGTCGTGTCTGAAAATCATGAAAATATGATGCTGAATGGGTCTCGCGATATTTTTTCTCCGATGGCATCCACGCCTCGATATCATACTTTTTCACCTGCCCCAACCCAAGATCACCACCGCAATTCGCCACCACGTGATATGGAATGCCGAGTTTTTGCATAATATGCTCCGCGTTTTGATTGAGCGCTTCATGGTATTTAACACTCTCCTCGTGACTTGCTTCACAGAGCACCACTTGTTCTACTTTATAAAATTCGTGGACACGGATAAGACCCTTAGTGTCTTTCCCATGACTTCCCGCTTCACGGCGAAAGCATGGAGAAAATGAAACGATCTTTTTTGGAAGGTCTGTTTTAAGAAGCACATCATCCATAAAGTGCCCCATGGTCGCGACTTCCGCAGTGCCGGAAAGATAATCGCCATCTTGAGTTTTATAGAGATCTTCTTCGCCTTGCGGAAGATAACCGGTACCCATAAGCGTCTCGCGGCGCACTAAGGACGGCGCAATCATGGGACTGAAGCCTTCTTTTACCAATTCATCCACGGCAAACTGCCACAACGCAAAGGAAAGAAGCGCTCCGTCATTCTTAAGGAAATATCCGCGGAAACCGGCAACCTTTGTTCCGCGTTCAAGATCAACCATATTGAGTTTCTGCATGAGTTCATAGTGGGTTTTAGGTTCGAATGAAAGTTTGGGAATTTCTCCTCCTTCGACTCCGCTCAGGACAGGCCATCTCCGTATCTCTTTATTATCAGCATCACTCACACCGTCAGGAACCGACATGTCGGGAATGTTGGGAACTTGCACCATAAGAAGTTGCCACTCTTTCATAGCCTCTTTTAATTCCTCTTCTTTCTTTTGAAGCTCGTCTTTGAGCTCTTTCATGGTCGAAATAAGCCGGACGCGCTCTTCGGTCGGCGCAGAGCTGATGATGTCGCTTACCTCGTTTTGTTTTGTACGCATCTGCTCAA comes from bacterium and encodes:
- a CDS encoding ATP-dependent Clp protease ATP-binding subunit, whose amino-acid sequence is MNIKSLHISTSRLYPIVVLDRMLSHRARHIIHYGIDTALIGLLVVAGGLYAINYFHMLNPDVAQKALLFAPRVIGAAFVLLAILLSVYLLEVFFRFLYFREGLMSWRTRGRGHEHDVLSFYVLKILHHAHNGDVTKSFLQSSVGTRILLRCGISDDARKDFLSRRNAILFDKPFPVDSQKVFGLRSLAQFLVYQDEELRDFLFKENAREGDFIGAAEWVIREHEDAKDKEAWWRKDHLASMPGIGKDWSYGEIYTLLRYAREVFENYSEHASALSAKDEREVRELESVLSRAQEANAFLVGEKGAGTIDIIYDFAQKIRNGSIGPQLEHKKVFMMNTDSLISSVQSKEEFEREFIALLDEAKRAGNIIIVFSDFPSFGISARSIGSDIVTLLDPYLITDKLQVIAVSDVDNFHNILEPNTALMSRFEKVIVTDPSSEEMMVILQRVAEGLEAHHKIFFTYSSIEEAFTSAQNYLSDGVLPDKAIDLLIELVPQIVEDKGYLIKRSDILALITRKTKIPVGEIKDAERSRLVNLERFLHERVVGQNEAVSLVSNAMRRARTGVRNMKRPIGSFLFLGPTGVGKTETAKALAEAFFGDETVISRLDMSEYQTSDALLRLIGNFEGEQVGALTKILKSKPYGVLLLDEFEKTNHEVLDLFLQVLDEGFFSDMRGKRVNARNVIIIATSNAGSDLIWEAGKNGGNLMDMKDEIVNTIIERGIFKPELLNRFDAVVLFHPLDVSHLSQIARVMLEKLKKRLHERGIDLVVNDDLVNAVIRHGTDPSFGARPMNRAIQEHVEQIIAEKIVRGEIKEGSRVLLSSEDLSPSVS
- the serS gene encoding serine--tRNA ligase → MLDIKFIRDNKELIQAGAKKKHIDFDADKLIAVDDKRRLILAEVEQMRTKQNEVSDIISSAPTEERVRLISTMKELKDELQKKEEELKEAMKEWQLLMVQVPNIPDMSVPDGVSDADNKEIRRWPVLSGVEGGEIPKLSFEPKTHYELMQKLNMVDLERGTKVAGFRGYFLKNDGALLSFALWQFAVDELVKEGFSPMIAPSLVRRETLMGTGYLPQGEEDLYKTQDGDYLSGTAEVATMGHFMDDVLLKTDLPKKIVSFSPCFRREAGSHGKDTKGLIRVHEFYKVEQVVLCEASHEESVKYHEALNQNAEHIMQKLGIPYHVVANCGGDLGLGQVKKYDIEAWMPSEKKYRETHSASYFHDFQTRRLNIRYRDDDGKLRFAHSLNATLMPTPRMLAALVENYQQADGSIAIPKVLEPYIKKSIIK